The sequence CTGTATTTACTGTCGAGTGTTTAGTGTTCGAAAAGAGCGAAattatttgtgttgttgttaaTAACTTTTGAACGGAGGACAAAACTGTTTCGctccttcaaaattttaattctggGGCAATAAGCATCGATCAATCCATACCATGTGCCTCATAAGCTCTATAATCACCCTAATAACAAATCCTTGGCGCACATAATTGTGAAAATTACTTAGAAAATTACCTACAATTTATATGTATACGAATAACAATAACACTTCAGGACGTCCCTAATACTAAGTAAAACACAGAAAACTAAGTGAGGTTAGGTTATCGAGCCGGTTTGGGACGACAACGGTCTTAATAACATTGCACAATTATTTAGCTAACGTCGAACTAATCAAATATACAACTTGTTCAGCGTGCCCCAAACTGTTAACTTGCATTCAAAGACCGCAAACCCTCTACATATTTGCACTTTTCTTGCCTTCCGCGTCCAGCCCAATGACTCATGCAGCTTGTGAGGCTGCTACAGTAGGGAATTCAGCTTCAAAAGCACAATGACGATTCAATTTACCGGCTACTGTCGCCACTACAAACTTCACAAGCACATCTGCCTCTCGAACTTGAATACATATCAACTTAttctatttacttttttcaaattgcATTACACAATAAACTTACCTGCTTTGGGAAGCACTTAagtttcacaattaaatccgttgataaactaatttatttagataaaaaGTTGACAATCCAAGAAATTCCGATAGTCTCCGTACAGCGTAAATGAACGAGCGGCGAACAACActttaaagagaaagataaaaacGCACAAAAAGACGTTGGATGACGAGTCGCTTCAATTGCAGCAACGAGCGAATGACGTAGAGTAGGTAAAGGCGGGTACTTTTCACTTTTCGAGTTTTGCGttcgtattttttatacaaatacgtTTTTCACTTCCCTTTATTCCGCTATTATATTGTCTGCTTCACTTCAAATACAGATTAAAACTGTTTAATATTCTCAAACTTTTTAACAATcgctaaaataaattaaatcaaaaaaacgTTTGAAATGAAAACTCAACAACAATTGGGAAAAATTAATATAGGTGTATCGTTCGCGTTATGGTCGTAGATTTGGCAAAAAGTGAAATGACGTTGAAGAAAAGAGAAACAAAAGGACCGGGAAAATATGGTTGCCGAGCAACATTTTCAgcttatttgaaattgaaagtaCTCGGGTTAGTAAAAATCCCAATATAGGCTaggttaaacaaaaaattatttattagaaaaacaaCTGAAACAATATTAGAATTTATTGGTATATTTAAAGGAAGGACACGGCTTGGTTAATGTCGCAATATATCGGGTTATTGTGCCTAAATGGATGAcacgaacaaaaaaaatgtaactcaCTTATAGTCAATATTTATTATcagacttaaattttttttattgcttccaaaaaatattacacctgtctgTACcacaataattaatttattttacagatATTAAGGCCATTGCTCTTCAGGATCCCTAAGAAATATGTAAttcatttcttaaatatttactGTGCTAagctatataagtacatacatatatttcttattattacagTACAAAAGGTCAATTGGTGTTTTTCATTTTAGTCTcatcttattgaatttttcttcggCAGGAAGCTCCCTCATTGTCGGATTTGTGTGCGTTAGAAGTCTGCTTATGTGCCTTCGACTCGCGGCTTGGATTGCTTGGGCAACTGTATCGATGTTTAAGTCACGGTGAATgtaatttaaaaccaaatttctgCGCACtagtttattaaaaatgacGACTAGAAATACgcatttttttgtcaaatgctCAAGTAGGCATACATTAATCGCTTTTATTATGACTTTAGGCAGCCAgtaaatcaattaatttttatgttcacATCCACTtcaccatcccagcaccacctctccctgcatcccatcggtctttctctttcacctcTCCTCCtttataatggtatcacaaaggccaatccatttttcgtcgTGTGTGCTCACTCCTTGGataaccataccaacctaacataacctaacccaCTTCACCCATTATCCTATtggttattacttttttttatcgatttagCGTAAACTAATTGAACGCAATTTAATTAATTCGCTTTTATCATTAAATAACAGACGATCTCttctgaatttttaatttcttctcggCATCATTTCGGTTAAAACCGACTGCTCGTTCCTTATTGAGTTAATTGACTTTAATGTGCCAGATTCGATACTCTTGGGCTTATATaatagatatataaatataaataaaaatatataaatataacaagctttatatatatatatataattggcgcgtacacttctgttaggtgtttggccgagctcctcctcctatttgtggtgtgcgtcttgatgttgttccacaaatggagggacctacagtttcaagccgactccgaacggcagatatttttatgaggagctttttcatggcagaaatacactcggaggtttgccattgcctgccaagctTTACAATgctatatattacatatattgaaGTACATAtatcgtttgctttttgaaccacctatttttttgagaatggtaatacaaatggcatgtcaaatgtgttcgtaatttacttaaaggtttgacatttacgaaatgggacgatATACGttagaacaaaattgggaaatattgaaaacctatttccaaagtggtgagtcttctactcaaactgtgagaaatttggaaaaaaaacattccaaaaaaaagatttgccaacaagacagtttgtggatcaatttgttaaacgtgttcgtgaaagtggatcgttaatggataaaacaacacATGAACGTGCTCCTatagtgcgtacacccgaaaacattgctgctgtagccgaaaatgtgcgtgaacatccaacaaccgcaactcgtcatcgttctcaagaattgaacatcTCACGCactttgaggagaattttgcataaagacctcggtatgaaggcttacaaagatcaattggtgcaagaactgaagcctaatgactatccaatgcgttttcggttcgctcaatgggcagaaaatcgtttgaccgaagatgagcatttttaccgaaaaatcatcttttctgatgaagctcattttcacattggcggctacgtcaataagcaaaattgtcggatttggggttcagaaaatccacacgttactgtagagaagcaaatgcatccacaacgagtcactgtttggtgcggtttttggtctggcggcatcatcgggccattttttttcgaaaatgagcgaggagccgcggttacagtaaatgacgagcgttaccatgacatgctcaacgagtttttgttttcaaaaattgaagaggatgacatggacgaaatTTGGTTTCAACGgtacggtgcaacttgtcacactgccaaagttacactcgaacttttggctaccatttttgataaccgaataatcagccgaaattccgatatcaattggccgcctcggagctgtgatttaagcccgttggaccattttttgtggggagccgttaaggacaaatgctatgcgaaccatccagagacgattgatgctttaaagcacgaaatcgaagttgccattcatgaaattggagcccaaacaatcgaaaatgtgcttaaaaattgggttgatcgaatggcctactgtaaagccagacgtggcagtcatttgaacgatattatttttcattcataaatgacaaaataaaaaaagtttgaaaaaataatgattagttttttttttatagccgattcaaaaagcaaattttacatggcccaccctatgtTATTTATTGTGTAATAATTTAGCATAATGCTATTAGCCATAAGCGCATTataccaaacaaaatttgtgttttgtaatttttcctcAGGCGgctgccgtggccgaatgggttggtgcctgactaccaGTCGTAAGAAAAAGATAgataaaagatagaaaaagttttttcaaatataaaatttttttttaatttttcctaatGTCTATTATTTACCTCTTTCTATTTAAAtagtatatatagtatatatatatattataaaatatacatatataaattttggaaaattttcccaaacaaatttggaataaaaaattggaaacatttCTCCGACAATTGAAGTATGCAGATATACACAAATGGTCATAATTCTTTCCACCgcgtatttttaaaactatgtaTATATCAATGAAGTTCTAACGGTAAGTtaagaacaaatttaaaatcttcGTTGTTTGCTATCTTCGtagtcgttcccacgacagtcggttcttcgtaaccggaacgacccgcatTTATAACCAGCGAagtactgtcacttcagcagcattccccgtatatgtatggggaatgtttatgctgctacgacAACACCAACAACTATCTTCGTAGTCATGCCGGTGACACCGATTTTAACGATTTCGGCAATACGTATTATGGCGAATGTCATTTCCGGCTTCGCTTTCTGTGCTGTTAGGGCGTTTTTTTGGTgagataaaatattatttttattttataagcttTTAGTTTCTCAGTTTTCAATAGAATTCTGTGCGGAGCCTTACATTGGAAGCAACCAGAAAAGCAGTTGATATTGGCGAAAGGAAAATCATAGTAAAATTGTGGAAAGAAGTTTCATGTAGCCTACTAGAAGGCTATTAAAACATAGGAATAACAACAGGCACATCATCGGCATAGATAGTGATTCAAAACTACGAAAATACCGGAATTATAACTTTCAGGCCCTTGTAAATTAACAGAAAGTGAAAAGCTCAGTACTGTAGTGCTTGTGAAGAAATATGCAAAGATAACAGCTTCCGAGTGAaagatgaaatatgaaataagttTCCAAAATGTGTGAGTGCTTCAACTGCCAGAAGAGACTTAAGAAAAGTAGGCTATCATCGAAAAGTTGCTAGGAGGAGGCCATCTATTTCCCTAATAAATAGAGCAAAAGCGCATTACCCTTCGCAAATGAGCATATACACATACCTTCAGAATCTTGGGAAAATTCTATTTTCTGGGATGAAAGCAAATTTCGTATTTTTAGGCTTAAAGCAAGAAAAGTTGGTGGAGGAAACCTGGTACTACgctgagtaaaaaaaattgattaccaacgattgttgttgttgtagcagcataaacattccctatacatatacggggaatgctgctgaagtgatagCCCTTGGCCGGTCATTCCAGTTACGAAGTACCGACTATCGTGGGAACGTATTACCAataggtgttgttgttgtagcagcttattTTTTCAAGTATGGATAAGTTTGcttatttggatattttaaaacaaaatttaaagcaaaacgCTGACACGCTAGGGTTCTCAAATGAATGCTGCAAATTATAAGCAAAGATGTCTGGAAAGATATGCCATCTTgggaggagctgaagaagagaaCTCTCTAACAGACTACCAAATTGGTAAACTGGTAAACTCTACGCCAGATGTACTCAGGGAATGTTGAAACATAGTGCTACCAAAAGCGTTTTTTGAGAGTTgtttgtatatttaaaatttataaaataataaataaatggggtTTATTATTTTGGAGTTTCcaataaaatcaattatttttttgttaaattgtatGATCTAAAATGAATTATGTATTCTATTTAATAAGTTAAATGCCGtcatatagttaaaaaaaaaattatttcgaaaattctaaaacttttttcgCGTTACTTTTGCAACCACCAGCAAAAGAGCGTAGGCTTATGGCATTCAGTAGATTGATAAAATTCAAtggattttgtttgttaaatttttggtcTAATTaacccaaggcgaatctattattGGATGCGCCTTGAAATAACCtcactttttttacaaaatggtgtttttacaCCAACTCCCCAGCGGTCTGTAGATGGGTTGGTTGGGAGAGTGGGAACTTAACTTAAAGTGGAGGGGGTTTAGATACCACCCTCTTCACCTCTCCCAGCAGCTAAAAGCAGTAAGTAATTAACTAATAAACATTACCGAAGTTGGCATTTCGTGCTTTTTAGAAAACTAAATATAATCGTAACATTCAgctaaaaatcgtaaaaaacaGCATcattatacatatgtgcatataatgtAAGAGCATACTTATTACAACGTCACTGCCCACTTTTTCCACATTTTCTCAATCAATGGCTTTTGTTTCAGCAAGTTTATTGCCTTTTACATGAATACATTTAATTGGTTTTTCAAAATCCATTACGCACTTACAATTTAAAAAGCATGTACAAACGATATATATTTCAATTGTGCTGCCGTTTATTCAGTACCTCCATCTTTCTTCTCACCCTCGGCTTTGGATCCTTCCGAAACATTGGCAACAGCGGCTGCCGATGCTACTCCAACAGTATTGCTTGAAACTGCGGCGGATAACGACGGCGGTGCAGAGCTTGTCACCGGCTGCTGTTGTACTAAAACCTGGTTGTGTGACGGTGGCTGACCGTAAGCCTCATGCGGTTGTTGTGGTTGTCCTGACACTGGAGTACCATGTTCTGGATAGTGAACCGGCGATCCATTATGCTGAGGTGGCGGACGGGCATTCATGTAATGGGAGCCTGGCGGGGGCCCATACGGCTGTTGGTAATGAGGATAAGGAGCATACTGGCCGTAAGGTTGTGATGGATGTGCTCCATATTGTGGCTGATAATACGGAGAGCGCGTTGGACCAGTTGGACCGTAACTACCGTAACCGCTATGAGGTGGCATAGCCGACATGGGTTGATGTGGCGACAAGTGTGGGGGTAAATGTGATGGAGGTTGTGGATGATGTGGGTGCATTGGCATTGTAGGAGGGACTTGTTGTTGTGGTGGCGGTGGTTGTTGGCCGGGCAGTGGTTGCGACGGTTGCTGATTTGGTTGCGTTGCAGTTTGTGGTGGGGGTGTTTGAGTTGGTGGCACACTCATTTGAGATGTGGGATTTGCGCCTCCTAAAGTTGCCGATTGTTGATTGGATGCAGTGTGGTCTACAGGAGCTATGGATGGTGGAGGAGTTGGAGTCGGGGTGGGTACTTTGCCAGGTTGCATAGTTTTTACAATTGGTGCTATTTGCGGTTTATTATTAACGTCTTTAATTGGTTCACTACCAGATTTAGAAGCAGCTTTTTGTGTCTCTAGTCTAGATGGCAGTGGGACTGATGGCTTCGGCGTAGGCTCAATATCCATCGGTTCCGGATCAGTTTTGCTTGCAGATTCAATAGGATCTCTAGTCGCAGGAATCGATTGCGAAGTTGCTGTGGTTATTAGAGCATCCTTCTTACCTGAAACAGAAATTTGAAACATAACCGGATACAAAATAACTTGTATGACCTTTACCTGCCGATATCGCAACACCAGACAAGGCAGAATTTGTTGTTTGGCCCGAGGAAGCAGCTGATTTTTCATCGTTGCGAGTGCTCACTGCTTGTGTTGCTACAGCTCCTGGAATAGAAGAGCCAACTCCCGTTGGGTGCTCGTCCACCCGTTGCCGCTCTCGTTTCATTTCATCGTACATTCGAACTACCATTTTCTGGAATGTCTCATCGTCCACCGCTGGCTTACAGTGGCGCTTTAACTCCTCTTGAAATGCCTCGCTAGACTCTACCATTCGTTGTTTCTTTGCCTCGAATTTTTCTTCCATCTGTTGTAGCTCAGCCTCCAGTTTAGTTTGGTGCATAGTAAGAGAACTTACTTGTCTTTTGAGTACCTGCATACGCTGTGTTGTTACAACAGAACGAACATCGGGCACTACCGCATCCGAAAAAATCTCATTGATAAGACGATGGTTACGCAAATAACGTGCATACGCCACATGCTTGAAAGAATACCCTTCATCCTGATCGTCCTCATCTTCTGCTGGTTGTATATCAATGCGCCTTTCTTGTTGGCTTTTACCACTCGAACGTGTCGGTGTTTCGTGTACATCGGAATCTGTTTTCACCTTGCTCTTAGCAGACAGAAAAGTCAAATATGCTGGCGAATTGTGGTATGTTTTTAACGCCTTTTCATACTCAGCTTTATCGGCTTCGTATTCATCAATAAATTCCTGCTTCTCAGACTCAGTCAACTGTTTCCACATAGCCCCAATTTTTTTGCCCAATTCCCAGAGCTTTAAGTCAGGGTACTGTGCCTTTACACTATCCCAAATTCGTTTCGAATAGCGCATGTAAGGTAGAACTGGTTTCTCTGGAGGTTTTGGTGGCTTCGGTGTACGGGACTCAGCTTGATTCTTAGAACTGGACGATTTTCCTGCCTTTTGCGGCGTGAATGCTGGATTGCCATAGTTACTGTGAGTAAAAATTGGTGTAGTATCTTTGTTGCGGTCTGAACCACCGCCGGTGCCGGAAGAACGAGATCGACTGCTACCTGAGCCGCTACTAGGTGCAGGAGTTGCTGGTCCTGTTGGCGCTCCAACagcaatttgtttataattgcTTGGTAACGACATTACTTCcacaattttcttctttccgtattagatgattttttataaaatcgatTTGGCCGATTTGGCGTCCACCCCGAAATGTACAAACAAAATGGACTGTCAAACTGTCAGTGTCAATTTTTACCACGCCTGTGCTTCCAATTTCATTGTACAAATTTGACAGTTATTGGCAGTACTGATTTTTGAACAGCTGAGGATGTCGGGGTTAGCTACATTTCGGGCACTGAGAAGGATTAGGATAAATCGAAGTGCACGAGATTTTCTAAAAAGTGCGAGGGAGGAGCGTGTAATTTTAACAAATGCAGCATCAAAGTCTCTTCTCCTGCATTGTCAGAAACCACCATCTTTTCGGAATTTTGCTActacaaataacaacaaagatGGCTTAGATGAATCTAATTTAGACAGCAGTACGTACGAACGAGTTTGCTCCGAGACATTGGACGCCTTATGTGACTACTTTGAAGAGCTCATCGAGAATTCCAAAACGTTGTCAACCAGTGATGTAACTTATGGGGTATGTGTTGTTAAAATTTCGACACAATAGAAGtctaatttacttttttatattacccAACAGGACGGAGTACTCACCGTCAATCTCGGCAATGAGAACGGTACTTATGTAATAAATCGTCAGACACCTAATAAACAGATTTGGCTCAGTTCACCGACCAGCGGTCCAAAGCGATATGATTTCGTCACAACCAATACCAAAGTTGGACGTTGGGTATACAAGCATAACGGGGAAACACTGCATGAGCTTCTGCAGAGGGAActaccagaaatatttagaggacaACAGATTGACTTTTCCCAACTACCTTATGGAAGCTAGAAATAAAACACACTAAATGCGCTTAAAGACGtgcattgtaaataaatatttacataaaaaatacctTACAAAGATATGTAATATTAACTAAACCTTCTTAAAtccgattaataattttttccaaaagtttACTTTGAATTTCTATGACACGCTCTTGCAACAACAGTGTTTGGCGGAACAagttcattttttcttcatgccGTAGTTGTTGTGCTTCATTGTAAGCAGCAAGTGTCATATCACTTTTCTCATCGTTACTAACTTCTGATTGCACCTTCGTTTCCGATAATTCTGACGGCTCTGGATAATCAAGTTTAGTAGAACGAAATATTGTAGCATTGTTAGCTTTTAATTGCTTTGACGTATGCGCATTTGATATATCCACTTCATTCAAGTCCTGTTTACGCTTAGTGCAACTTTTATTCGGTGCCGGTTCAGTTTTGTATTTCAACTtgctgttgtcatcgtccatagCGCGCAGTTCTCGTTCTACTAAGTCCATGAATTCGTGTTCCTTGTGCGCAATCTCATCAATATGCTTTTGTTTATCTGCAACCACATCAATTTCAGGCTCCCAAGATAAAGAAAAAAGGTCATCGTCGCGATAGACGTTTAGAGTGTTTGTTTTTCGTGTGTTAAATACTGCTGTGCTTTCAGCATTCAGAAAACTTGCAACTATTTTATCGTTGTACATTTCGTGAAACTGGtgcaaatattcaaatttcTCAGCATCTACTTTAGATGACACACCAAAGTACTGGCGACGTAGTTGCGTAAATTTCTGTTGCACCTGATCAGCATCGAAGTCAAAGTAGCTCTCGCGCATATCTCTCGAAATGTCTTCCCATATACTTTTACGCATATTTCGTATTTCTAGTTGATCATTCATTTGCTGGTCGTACTTGAGGCGGTAAAGTGCGATGAGACACTGCACCGCATTTGGATAAAAAGTATCTTCAAATGTCGCATCTGCCTCAGCGGAATGATGTGGCGTTGTTGCTTCATTAACCTCTTCCACGTCGGCTTGAAAACAGTCATCTAAATATTCTACATTCTCAACTTCCTCTTTAACAGTTGGTGAAGGAGTTGCAGTACTTTCACGTTTTTCTTTAAACAGTTTCCTGTTGCTGCATTTCATTCTTCTTTTTTGGATGTGATATTAAAAGTTAAACGCCATAaaggaaaatttaattgaaaactttAGAATgccttataataataataataaataaagttgtACTAGTTCTATTTACAACACAATTGAAAGTTTTTTCGTCTTCTTAATGCCGGTCATTGAACAGATGATGCCGGTGAAATGCAAAATGTTATCTATAGCACAGTGATGCCATAACGAAATGACTAAAAAAGGTCTTTCGTACTTTGTTTGCAGGTTGGTTATGTTCAATGCCTAAGCTCAAAAACTTTTGCCattgagaaaataaaattatgtttttaattaagttaTACACTTAAATACATATGATAATTTCAGACGGTtctaatatttacaatacaaattacaattatacaaaattgtacgccttttttattgtatatacacaattattttataaaacctaagccaaggcgaatctattaaagttggtgttggtaaatcagctgagaatgaaacaaggcgaattcattatttgttctcTAGTTTCTCTATACTTTGcgttgacaatcaaacgtacaaaacattgttgcttGTCTAGTGCcatcacctttaatgaatgcgccttgacaTAAACACAGCTGCAAAATAGGCAATACAGCTGTCATATTAAAATATCTCCATGTGTTTTTGACAGTAGATGCAGAGAACGTTAGTGGTATAACATTATTATGATGGTAGGTGACACAATGTATACCCAATAATGATAGAATAATAGAGTACAAAAATTCGCCCTGACGTCAGTGTTgcgaataaatatacaaaagaaGGAGATGTAAGCAAAAGCAATGGTAACTGCTAAACACGaaaaattatacacacacactaTCTTGCAACGGCGTCTTCGGCAAAGAAATTGCATTGGAAAGTATTATCATTAATGCGCTCTCACAATTTAACATGTGGCACTTCGTTTTTATTAGTATGTTTGCGAAATACAATACTTAGTATAATGCAACatgctttgaaaacaaaagGATGTAAAGGGGAGATACAGgagtgtatccccatcttaaaactgaaaaccgcaccctccgaaggcttatagtttttaagtaatttattgtttatagttgtataatttagcaaaaaattggTGCTGTCAGACAACTCAATTAAGAAAGAAGTTCGTATGAAGAAACGTTCACTGGAAGGATGTTTGTAaatttgcagtattttttgctttagttttgaatggaaaaacatttttgaaaatgcaaacgtaattttttatggaaaaagacCGTCGCAGGAGCACATTCAGAATAAAACCCGCGCGATGGTCTAGATTATGTTTTATGTTTAAGCCATCTACAGCATTTTTACAGAGAACTCCTTCCCACAGTAAAATCATTAAACCCAAAATGAAAACGTCATATGCGCGTGTGTAGTGAGACGGAACAAAAACCCACATCCTAATCATCAACCCTGaggtaaaatatttcatttttgtttaaatttttactttcatttgtaAGCATCCGGCAACACAATACTGTTGTCAATTCCAGTAAATTGTTATTCTCGTTTAAAAATGGAAAGTGATGGTTTTgctaaatgcatttatatttaattttcatagaaatgTTTCGAATACAAGTATAAAACCAAGTAAACACACACGTGtcactttatattttataaatttaagtgaagagaaaaatacattataatGTACCAAACAATAGTGAAGTTTCCGAATGGCAAAT comes from Anastrepha ludens isolate Willacy chromosome 3, idAnaLude1.1, whole genome shotgun sequence and encodes:
- the LOC128856963 gene encoding SWI/SNF-related matrix-associated actin-dependent regulator of chromatin subfamily E member 1, with amino-acid sequence MSLPSNYKQIAVGAPTGPATPAPSSGSGSSRSRSSGTGGGSDRNKDTTPIFTHSNYGNPAFTPQKAGKSSSSKNQAESRTPKPPKPPEKPVLPYMRYSKRIWDSVKAQYPDLKLWELGKKIGAMWKQLTESEKQEFIDEYEADKAEYEKALKTYHNSPAYLTFLSAKSKVKTDSDVHETPTRSSGKSQQERRIDIQPAEDEDDQDEGYSFKHVAYARYLRNHRLINEIFSDAVVPDVRSVVTTQRMQVLKRQVSSLTMHQTKLEAELQQMEEKFEAKKQRMVESSEAFQEELKRHCKPAVDDETFQKMVVRMYDEMKRERQRVDEHPTGVGSSIPGAVATQAVSTRNDEKSAASSGQTTNSALSGVAISAGKKDALITTATSQSIPATRDPIESASKTDPEPMDIEPTPKPSVPLPSRLETQKAASKSGSEPIKDVNNKPQIAPIVKTMQPGKVPTPTPTPPPSIAPVDHTASNQQSATLGGANPTSQMSVPPTQTPPPQTATQPNQQPSQPLPGQQPPPPQQQVPPTMPMHPHHPQPPSHLPPHLSPHQPMSAMPPHSGYGSYGPTGPTRSPYYQPQYGAHPSQPYGQYAPYPHYQQPYGPPPGSHYMNARPPPQHNGSPVHYPEHGTPVSGQPQQPHEAYGQPPSHNQVLVQQQPVTSSAPPSLSAAVSSNTVGVASAAAVANVSEGSKAEGEKKDGGTE
- the LOC128856964 gene encoding frataxin homolog, mitochondrial, with the translated sequence MSGLATFRALRRIRINRSARDFLKSAREERVILTNAASKSLLLHCQKPPSFRNFATTNNNKDGLDESNLDSSTYERVCSETLDALCDYFEELIENSKTLSTSDVTYGDGVLTVNLGNENGTYVINRQTPNKQIWLSSPTSGPKRYDFVTTNTKVGRWVYKHNGETLHELLQRELPEIFRGQQIDFSQLPYGS